CTCTATTGGCATCCATTATAAAAATATTTTCATTTTGCAATATTTTTTTTGCCGGTAAATTATTGGGTATTTTTATTGGCATTCCATTCACCCTTTTCTGTTCTAAATTTCTTCTTCTAGTTGATTCATTCCATATTCTATCCTTTTTAAGGATTCTTCTTTTCCTAATATTTCTAATAAATCAAATGCACCGCCTGGTGAGGTTGGTTTACCAGATAATGCCGTTCTAATTGGCCATAACACTTGACCGTTTTTCATACCAGATGCTTTTGCAAAGTCCATTATTACGTTATGTAAATTGTCTTTGCTCCAATCTGTTTGTTCTTCTAATAATTCAACCACTTTTCTTAGAGACTCTAAAGCGATCTCTGGTGTTGTTTTCATTTTTTTGTGTATATACAAATCATTTGTATACTCTGGCAAACTTTCAAAGAAATCTAAGTGCTCTTCTATCTCTGTAAGAATTTCTACTCTTGTTTGTACCAATGCACTAACCGCTTTTAAATTGATATCTTTTGTTATTGTTTTTTTAATATAAGGTAATGCCATCTCATAAAACTGATCTTGATCCATATTTTTAATATACTCACCATTCATCCATCTTAGTTTTTTCATATCAAAAACAGCAGGTGCTTTATTAATTTTTTTATAATCAAAGGCTTTAATCAGCTCTTCTAATGTAAATATCTCACTATTACCCTCTGGACTCCAGCCTAATAATGCCACAAAATTTATAATGGTCTCTGTTAAAAATCCTTGTTCAACTAAATCTTCATAAGAAGAATGTCCACTTCTTTTACTTAATTTTTGATGTTCTTCATTGGTTATTAAAGGACAATGAACATATGTTGGCACTTCCCACCCAAAGGCTTCGTATAATCTATTATATTTGGGTGATGAAGACAAATATTCATTCCCTCTAACAATATGTGTAATGCCCATTAAGTAATCGTCTACCACGTTAGCAAAATTATATGTTGGGTAACCATCTGATTTGATTAAAATCATATCATCTAATTCTTCATTATTTACTTTTATATTACCATAAATGACGTCATTAAATTCTGTATGGCCTTCTATTGGATTATTTTGTCTAATGACATATGGCACGTTATTTTCAAGTTTTTCTTGTACTTCTTTTTGAGTCAAATGCAGACAATTCTTATCGTATCTAAAGGCTTCTTTTTTAGCTTCTTTTTCTTCTCTAATTGCCTCTAATCTATCCTTTTCACAAAAACAATAGTAAGCTTCGCCTTTGTCTATTAATTTTTTTGCATACTCTATATAAATACCTTCATGATGTCTTTCACTTTGCACATAAGGTCCTACACCACCATCTTTATCTGGACCTTCATCATAGTTTAAACCTGTACTTTCTAATGTTTTATAAATAATCTCAAGAGCGCCTTCAACATATCTCTCTTGATCCGTATCTTCTATTCTTAATAAAAAATCTCCATCTTCATGTTTTGCAATTAAATAGGCATACAATGCCGTTCTTAAATTACCAACATGCATTCTTCCTGTTGGACTAGGCGCAAATCTAGTTCTTACTTTATTACTGTTCATTTTAACACTCCTATTTTTATACTATATTCTTACACTATTATAAACAAAATGCATATAATTTACAACGGTTTATTAAAAACACCCCAAATAGATATCACAATCTACATGGGGTGTTTTATATTTATTATTCATATATTATTTTTGTTTTATAGATAATCTCTTCTTAATTCTTCAGGAGATTTTGGTGATAATAAACCATATGGTATATCAAATACAGTTACTGCACCTTTTTTTCCTTCTTTGGCTAATCTATATACTGCTCTTGCGTAACAAACCAATACACTAGCAGTGAATTCTGGGTTACTTCCTAATTCTAAACTGAATTCAATTTTTTGTTTTGTGTTGTCTCCAGTTTTTCCAGTACGAATAACAAATCCACCATGTGGTATACCTGAATGATTTGCTTTTAACTCTTCTTCTGTTATGAAATTCACTTCTGTATCATAATCAGCAAAGTAGTTTGGCATTGTTTTAATTTCATTCGCGATTTTATCTTGATCTGCGCCTTCATCAGCAACAACATAACAAACTCTTAAGTGTTTTTCTCTTGTTGTGAATTCAGGATTTTCTCCGCTTCTTACTTTTTCTAAGGCACTATCCACTGGTACCGTATATTGAACACCAGCTTTCACACCATCTACTCTTCTAATGGCATCTGAATGTCCTTGACTAACACCTTTGCCCCAGAATGTATAATCGTTACCTTCTGGTAAAATAGACTCTGCTAAAACTCTGCTTAATGAGAAAACTCCTGGATCCCATCCTGTTGAAATAAGAGCTAAATTATCACCTTTTTTAGCTGCTTGCTCAACTTTTGCAAAATACTCTGGTATTTTTGCATGGGTGTCAAAACTATCTACCGTGTTAAATAGCTCTGCTAATTCTGGTCCTTGTTCTGGTAAATCTGTAGCCGATCCACCACATAATAACATAACATCAATATCATCTCTATATTTACTGATATTTGACATATGATCTACTTTTGACTTTGCTTGAACTTGGTCTGGTTGTCTTCTAGTAAAGATCGCTGCCAATTCCATATCGTCGTTTTGATCGATAGCCATTTCTACGCCTTTACCTAAATTACCATAACCAACTATTCCTACTTTAATTTTACTCATAAATGTTCCTCCTCCATTTTTTAGTCATTTATAGTCTAACACATTTTATTAAATTATGCAAAAATTAATCCAGCCACTTGTTTAACTTTCATTTATTATAGTCTTAATATTTCTTGTTTTGTTTTTTCATTCTGTTTATTTAAAATAATTTTTTCATAAACACTTGAAAACATTTGGTTTTCCCTCTTAAGTTACAAAACATTTAAGATGTCTCTTTTTAGTGATTGGAAAATATATAGCAAGTTTAAGAATCAGACTTTCATTTCAACGTATTGATAAATTGTTCCGCTACTCTTCCTGAGAAACTACTGTGTTGTATTTCCCATTTTAAAGCCAAATCTTTTAATCGTTCTTCATCTATGTCTATATTTGCTTTTTCAGCTTTTTCTTTTACAATTTTTAAATATTCTTTTCGATTGGGTGTCAAAAACATGATAGAAAGTCCAAATCGATCTGCCAAAGATAATTTTTCTTCCATTGTATCATTGGTATGGACTTCATCTTCTGCCATAACTCTATCTTTCCACGTTTCTTTAATTAAATTTCTTCTATTTGAAGTCGCATATATTAACAAGTTGTCCCTTTTCTTTTCCAAAGAACCTTCTATGGTTGCTTTTAGATATTTGTATTCTATTTCAAATTCTTCAAAAGATAAATCATCAAAAAATAAAATCCACTTATATTGTCTGTCTGAAATAACATCAATGATTTTAGGTAAATCTTTAAATTGATATTTATATACTTCTATCATCCTCAATCCATCTTGATAATATTCATTTAATATGGCTTTTATTGTAGAGGATTTTCCCGTACCGCTGTCTCCATATAACAATACATTATTTGCTTTACAACCTTTTAAAAAAGCTTCTGTATTGTCAATCACTTTTTTCTTTTGAATTTCAATGCCTATTAAGTCTTCTAATTGATATCTATCTACTTCTTTGATAGGTGTGAGCTTGTCTTCATCCCATCTAAAAGCCTTATACCAAGCATATGCCCCTACACCTACATTATAAAAGAAGTCCATTAAGCCATTAATAGTTTCTTTTTTATTACCTTTTTCTAATTCATTATATACTTTTTTATAATATCTATTAAGATTCCAATGATAAGATGGCGCCTCATAATTGAATAGGGTCTTTAATAAATTACTGTTCATTTTTAAAGTAATGTCTTCAATTTGAATATTTAATAGATCTATGATGTGCTCAACTTCTTTATCTACAAGTTCTAAAATAGGGTGATTGTAATCTTTTAACTTTTTTTCATACATTAAAGAAAAGGTATTCTCGTGATTTAATAACTGAAACGCCACATATTGAATGAGTAAATTGCCTTTCCATTTATATTGATTGCCATACTTAATGAGTTTTTCACAAAGTTTATAATAATGCTCACTAAAATTTTCGTATGTTACATTTGGATCTTTTAAAGTGATTAAATGATGAATGATATCGTCTTCTTTGAATCCATCATATACGATCAATTGATATTGCTTTTCCATTTTTTCCTCCTATACATCTTTAATTGTATTTTTTACTAAACTTATGGTCATTATATTTTATAACGACACAAGTTATCAACAAATGTTTTAATGAAATACAATACTTCTTTATTGAATTTGAAAGGAATGAAACCATGAATAAAAAGTTAAACCTATTGTTGTTTAGTGGTGAGTATGATAAATCTTTAGCCGCTTTAATCTTAGCTAATTCGGCCAAGGAACTTGATTTGGATGTTACTATTTTTTGTGCTTTTTGGGGCCTTTATTTAATTAGAAAGCCGGATTCTCTCAGCTCCGAAGACAAAAGTGTCTATGAGCAAATGTTTGGTGCGGTTACCCCCAAAGGACCTACGGATTTGCCCTTATCCAATATGAATTATGGTGGTTTGGGCAAGAAAATGTTATTGCATATGATGAAAGATGATGATGCCCCCTTACTAGAAGACTTTTTAAATGGCGCGCTTAAAAAAAATGTTACCTTTTATGCTTGCAAATTATCTGTAGAAGTTATGGGACTAACCCAAGCAGAATTATTAGATCCAGTTGAAATTGTTGATGCCAAAACTTATCTTAAAGATGCTTTAACATCAGATATACAATTATTCATTTAAATATTGATTTAGAAGCTTTTGCATCTTAATGGGTTTACTATAATAATACCCTTGTATTTGATCACAATTATGATTTTTAAGAAATTCTAATTGTTCTAATGTCTCCACACCTTCTGCAATAACTTTATACCCGAGATTATGTGACATATCTATAATTGTTCTTACAATCATCTTGCTCTCTTCACTTTCTTCTAAGGCATTAATAAAGGATTTATCAATTTTTATTTTAGATATAGGTAATTTTAACAAATAACTTAAAGAAGAATAACCTGTCCCAAAATCATCTACAGCAATTTTAATGCCTTTTGAAGTGAGCTCTTCTAATTTATTAATATTACGTTCCATATTTTCCATCATTAAGCTTTCTGTAATTTCTATCTCTATATTATTCGTGCTTATGCCATTTGTTTTTAATATGTCATCAAAGTGCTTACTAAAATTTCTATGATTTAATTGATAAGGACTTATATTAATTGCGATGGTAAAATCTTTCATCTTATCTTGATGTGTCCTTAAATACTCACAACATTTTTCAATAATCCATTGTCCTATTTTAACAATGTCACCTGTTTTCTCTGCTATTTCTATGAATTCTCCTGGAGATATTAAACCAAATTCTTTATGTTCCCACCTAATCAAGGCCTCAGCAGCATTTACTTTTTCAGAAGACAACTCCACTTGAGGTTGAAATTCTATAAACATCTCTTGATTCGTAAGGGCTGATCTTAGATCATTTTCTAAAGCTATTCTTCTAGATAACTTTTCATTCAAATGTTCTGTAAAGTAAAAAACTTTATTTCTTCCTATTTTCTTGGCTTCTAACATTGCTTTTTCTGCATTGTTAACCACATCTCTTCCTAATTGTTCTGTATCTGGATAGACATTAACACCTAAGCCTACAGTCAATAGAATCTCTTTTTCTCGAATATTAAAGGGATCTTTAAACAGTTTTCTTATTGAAAAAATTAATGTTTCTAATGCTTCTCCATTTATTTCTCCCATTATACCAAAGGTGTCTTCATTAAAATGAGCTAAATAGATTTCTTTTGGCAACATACTTTTTAATCTATAAGCAATCTCTTTTAATAATTCATCTCCAACATCATATCCATAAGTGTCATTTACATGTATAAATTTATCGATGTCTAATGTAATCACGCTAATACTTTTTCGTGCTTCTTGATCATCTATTTTTTTAATCATTTCATTAATTTTCTCTATAAATATATACCGATTAGGTAATTCTGTTAAAACATTATGGGATGATAAATATTGTACTTTTTCTTCTATTTCCTTTTGTTTTGTAAGTTCCGATAATATGCCTACATAATTGGTCACAATGCCTTTTTCATTTTTTATTTCTAATACCATTAAAGACACAGCAACTAAGTTTCCGTTTTTCGTCTTATCCCATAACTCTCCTTTCCAAAACCCTTCTTTTCGTATAATTTCCCACATTTTTTTATAAAAATGAACATCTTGATAACCTGATTTTAATAATGTTGTATTGTTTCCAACTGCCTCTTCTCGAGTATATCCGGTTATTTTTAGATATGCTTTATTAACATAAATGATTTCAGTTTGCTTTGCATTGGTGATAACAAAGCCTTCTGATGCATTTTCTAATACATTCGTTATTAACTCAAGATTTTCTTTTAATTCTTCTGTGTCCATTAAATCATTTGATTCTGACATTGTTTTTCATACCACCTTTTTACATATTTTTTAAATTGTCATCTATAAACGTGAAAGTCTAAACTGCAAACATACTTGCAAGGATTTGGAATGAATGCTTTCAACTCATCTAATGTCTCTTACAACAGCCCGGGGCATAAGGTGAGCAAATTATAATTATTGGATTACTTTTTAAGATTGGATTAAGATTAAATTATATTTTAATAGATTAATTGACTCGCTTTTAATAAATTAAATGTCTTACCATTTAATAAATTAAATGTCTTACATTTAATCTTATCTTTTTTTACAAAACAAGTCAATTTTTAATTTTGACAGTTGCTCTCTAATGTGCTATTTTAGAAGAAAGATACTAATTGAGGTTGAATATGAAAGAAAAAATACTCATTATGACTTATAGTGCTATTACCGTTTCAATTTTATTTGTAGGTGGTTTTTTTATATACTCTTTAAGTGCTACCTTAGCTGTTCCAGGCGGAAGATTTATTTTAATGGCTCCTTTTTTAGGATTTGTTTTATATTTTCCATTAACCAAATTCAGAACCTATGGATTGATTTCTAAGATAACCGGTGTTTTCGCCTTAATATTATCTTATGTCAATCTTTTTATGGGATTGGCTATTTTTTCATCTGGCTTATTAACTGATATCACTTCTTTTGTGATGTTTAGAAAACTCAATAAAGAATACAAGATTATATTAACGACTTCTCTATATCCATTATTTGCAACATTAACGTCTTTTTATGTTACGACGTATATCACTCATACTAATTTCTTCAAATTTAATGCCTTATCCATCTATCTTTTTATGTTATTGGTGATATTTATTGTTCTATTAGGTTTGTTCGGCAGTTATTGTGGTTACAAACTTAAAAATCGAATCTTTTATAACCATAAGTAAAATAGACGGATAAACTGACACACCTTTTTTTATTGTATACCGTTAAGTAAAATGTATAGATCACACATTTTGTGTGGTCTTTTTTTATGCTTGAAGATAACTTTAATTTCTTCTATTGAATTGTAATAATTGATACGTATTTGTATAGACTAATGGTTATTACAAGGTAAAGGAGATTTAAATGTCAAAAAAAGCAATTACTTTACTTATTATCAATGGACTTTTTGCTTTATCTATTGGATTATCCAATGTTTTTGTTAATATTTTTCTTTGGAAAAAAACTAATGATTTTATACTTATTGCCTTTTACAATTTAATGAGTTATTCTTTTGCCCTTTTTGCTTTCATTTTAGCAGGTTTCATTGCTAAAAAAAAGTCTGGAACTTGGTCTTTAAGGATCGGTGTTGCGCTTTTTGTTCTCTTTTTCTTGTTAATGTTTGTCTTTAAAAAAGAAGTTCCCAATTATGCTTATTATTTTGGCATGTTATTTGGTAGCGCTTCTGGTTTTTATTGGTTATCTTTTCATATTCTAAGTTTTGATTTCACATCACTAACCAATAGAGATACTTACAATGGTTTTAATGGCGCCATTGTTGGTGTATCTAATGCCATTGCTCCCTTATTTGCGTCCTATATTATTGACCGAAATGAAGAATTTATTGGTTATTCCATTATTTTTGGAATTTCATTGTTTTTATTTTTGCTTTTAACCCTTATTAGTTTTTTCATTAAAAGTAGTAATTACAATAACGCATTTTCATTGCGCAAAATTGCTAATCGATCTAATGATCAATGGAACAACATAAGAAACAGTATCACACTTTGGGGTTTTAGAGATGTGGTTATTTTGTTTTTAATCAATGTATTAATATTTAAGCACACCAATAGTGTTTTAATTTTAGGTCAATTAACTTTTTTTGCATACCTTTTATCCTCATTGGCTTATTTGACTGAACAAAAATTTATTAAGCCAAAAAGAAGGTGGCTATCTTTTCACATTGGTGCCCTATTTATGTTTTTATCTGTTGTTTTATTATCTGTAGACATTAATATTTACTATTTAATTGTTTTTATCATTATAGATGCTATTTCAGTGCCTTTTTTTTTCGTTCCAATGACATCTGCTACTTTTAATATTATTGATGAATCTAAAGATGATTATTATAGAACAGAGTATATTATTAGTCGTGAAATCGCTCTAAATACTGGTAGAATTATTAGTACAAGTATATTAATCCTTGTATTAACTGTATTTAATAATGACGATGTTTTAAATTATTTTCTAGTCTTTATTGGATCGGCACCACTTTGGGCATTGTATTTCTTAAGAAAACTAAAAATATGGCATTAAAAGGCCCTACACATTTGATTGTAGGGCTTAATAAGCTTTAAATATTCACTTGTAGTCTCCAAATCCTTGCGAGCAAGTTTCCTTTTTACATTTTCATATTAACTCAACTTGTGTCTCTTGCTGACGCAAGAGACACAAGTTGCGCTGAAAGTATTAATTTCAAATCCTTGCGAGCAAGTTTGAAATTAATACTTTCATATTATTCTTCATTTTTTTGCCCAATAACCTCAGGCATTTCAACGTCTTCTTCACTATCTGTTGTATCATTTGTTGAATTATGAACAACTGTAGCAATAACTTCTTCAGGACCATTGATTATGTTAATATTTTCTTCTTTATAGATTGGTAAGTCTTCTACTTTAAGTGGATTTCCTAAAGAAATATTAGAGACATCTGCTTCAACAGATTCCACTAAGTATTTTGGTAAACATTCTATCTCTAATTCATTTAACTGATGTTGTACCAAAGTTGTATTGCTTTCTACTTTAGACATATTTTCTAAATGAATCGGTACTTTTACCCTTATGGTTTCATTTTGAGATAATCTTTGAAAATCTGCATGAATAACCTTATAAGTTAACACATCACTTTGTACCTCTTTTATAATCGTTGGTACTTTCTTTCCATTTACCTCTAATTCTATCTGTGCTGATACACCCTTGTTTTTGATGGTTCTCATTAAATCGGTACTATGAACCATAATATTTTCTGTATCTTTATGATCACCGTATATAACACCTGGTATATACCCTTTTTCTCGTAAGTCAGTAGCTGTATTACCACCTAGTTCATTTCTAACTTCTGCTTTTATCATAATATTTCACTCCTCTGTTTAAATATTTTATATAATCATAGCTTATAATGATTAATAATTATAATTATTTGTAAATACTCATATTAATTATAGCATTTATATTGCAACTTATTCAAGGACATTATCATTTCATATTCTTCCCATATCTTTATTCTTTTAGTATTAAATCCTTCTAACTCTTATATATATACAATAGGTTCTATATCCTTGCATTCTTGTACTTATCTATTTTTAGATAAAAAAATACCTTCTTTCTTTAAAAGAAAGAAGGTAACCGACATTTTTGTTTTTTACTTTGTTAATTATCCCCGTAAAATCATTAGACAAAACAAAAAACCGATCTTGAATTTCAAACTTATAAGTTTGGTATTTATACAAATCCCAATCTTATGGTCATCTTTTCACACTGTTATATAACCGTTCTAGTATATGTAAAAAATAATCTCCCCTAATTTCTTACTACTAGATTGTGTTACTCTTGGTCGACCTAGTATTACTATAACATATTTAAAATAGATTGAAAGAC
The genomic region above belongs to Natranaerovirga hydrolytica and contains:
- a CDS encoding diaminopimelate dehydrogenase, whose translation is MSKIKVGIVGYGNLGKGVEMAIDQNDDMELAAIFTRRQPDQVQAKSKVDHMSNISKYRDDIDVMLLCGGSATDLPEQGPELAELFNTVDSFDTHAKIPEYFAKVEQAAKKGDNLALISTGWDPGVFSLSRVLAESILPEGNDYTFWGKGVSQGHSDAIRRVDGVKAGVQYTVPVDSALEKVRSGENPEFTTREKHLRVCYVVADEGADQDKIANEIKTMPNYFADYDTEVNFITEEELKANHSGIPHGGFVIRTGKTGDNTKQKIEFSLELGSNPEFTASVLVCYARAVYRLAKEGKKGAVTVFDIPYGLLSPKSPEELRRDYL
- a CDS encoding DsrE/DsrF/DrsH-like family protein; this encodes MNKKLNLLLFSGEYDKSLAALILANSAKELDLDVTIFCAFWGLYLIRKPDSLSSEDKSVYEQMFGAVTPKGPTDLPLSNMNYGGLGKKMLLHMMKDDDAPLLEDFLNGALKKNVTFYACKLSVEVMGLTQAELLDPVEIVDAKTYLKDALTSDIQLFI
- a CDS encoding putative bifunctional diguanylate cyclase/phosphodiesterase; translated protein: MSESNDLMDTEELKENLELITNVLENASEGFVITNAKQTEIIYVNKAYLKITGYTREEAVGNNTTLLKSGYQDVHFYKKMWEIIRKEGFWKGELWDKTKNGNLVAVSLMVLEIKNEKGIVTNYVGILSELTKQKEIEEKVQYLSSHNVLTELPNRYIFIEKINEMIKKIDDQEARKSISVITLDIDKFIHVNDTYGYDVGDELLKEIAYRLKSMLPKEIYLAHFNEDTFGIMGEINGEALETLIFSIRKLFKDPFNIREKEILLTVGLGVNVYPDTEQLGRDVVNNAEKAMLEAKKIGRNKVFYFTEHLNEKLSRRIALENDLRSALTNQEMFIEFQPQVELSSEKVNAAEALIRWEHKEFGLISPGEFIEIAEKTGDIVKIGQWIIEKCCEYLRTHQDKMKDFTIAINISPYQLNHRNFSKHFDDILKTNGISTNNIEIEITESLMMENMERNINKLEELTSKGIKIAVDDFGTGYSSLSYLLKLPISKIKIDKSFINALEESEESKMIVRTIIDMSHNLGYKVIAEGVETLEQLEFLKNHNCDQIQGYYYSKPIKMQKLLNQYLNE
- the gltX gene encoding glutamate--tRNA ligase gives rise to the protein MNSNKVRTRFAPSPTGRMHVGNLRTALYAYLIAKHEDGDFLLRIEDTDQERYVEGALEIIYKTLESTGLNYDEGPDKDGGVGPYVQSERHHEGIYIEYAKKLIDKGEAYYCFCEKDRLEAIREEKEAKKEAFRYDKNCLHLTQKEVQEKLENNVPYVIRQNNPIEGHTEFNDVIYGNIKVNNEELDDMILIKSDGYPTYNFANVVDDYLMGITHIVRGNEYLSSSPKYNRLYEAFGWEVPTYVHCPLITNEEHQKLSKRSGHSSYEDLVEQGFLTETIINFVALLGWSPEGNSEIFTLEELIKAFDYKKINKAPAVFDMKKLRWMNGEYIKNMDQDQFYEMALPYIKKTITKDINLKAVSALVQTRVEILTEIEEHLDFFESLPEYTNDLYIHKKMKTTPEIALESLRKVVELLEEQTDWSKDNLHNVIMDFAKASGMKNGQVLWPIRTALSGKPTSPGGAFDLLEILGKEESLKRIEYGMNQLEEEI
- a CDS encoding ATP-binding protein; the encoded protein is MEKQYQLIVYDGFKEDDIIHHLITLKDPNVTYENFSEHYYKLCEKLIKYGNQYKWKGNLLIQYVAFQLLNHENTFSLMYEKKLKDYNHPILELVDKEVEHIIDLLNIQIEDITLKMNSNLLKTLFNYEAPSYHWNLNRYYKKVYNELEKGNKKETINGLMDFFYNVGVGAYAWYKAFRWDEDKLTPIKEVDRYQLEDLIGIEIQKKKVIDNTEAFLKGCKANNVLLYGDSGTGKSSTIKAILNEYYQDGLRMIEVYKYQFKDLPKIIDVISDRQYKWILFFDDLSFEEFEIEYKYLKATIEGSLEKKRDNLLIYATSNRRNLIKETWKDRVMAEDEVHTNDTMEEKLSLADRFGLSIMFLTPNRKEYLKIVKEKAEKANIDIDEERLKDLALKWEIQHSSFSGRVAEQFINTLK
- a CDS encoding 50S ribosomal protein L25, giving the protein MIKAEVRNELGGNTATDLREKGYIPGVIYGDHKDTENIMVHSTDLMRTIKNKGVSAQIELEVNGKKVPTIIKEVQSDVLTYKVIHADFQRLSQNETIRVKVPIHLENMSKVESNTTLVQHQLNELEIECLPKYLVESVEADVSNISLGNPLKVEDLPIYKEENINIINGPEEVIATVVHNSTNDTTDSEEDVEMPEVIGQKNEE
- a CDS encoding MFS transporter; the protein is MSKKAITLLIINGLFALSIGLSNVFVNIFLWKKTNDFILIAFYNLMSYSFALFAFILAGFIAKKKSGTWSLRIGVALFVLFFLLMFVFKKEVPNYAYYFGMLFGSASGFYWLSFHILSFDFTSLTNRDTYNGFNGAIVGVSNAIAPLFASYIIDRNEEFIGYSIIFGISLFLFLLLTLISFFIKSSNYNNAFSLRKIANRSNDQWNNIRNSITLWGFRDVVILFLINVLIFKHTNSVLILGQLTFFAYLLSSLAYLTEQKFIKPKRRWLSFHIGALFMFLSVVLLSVDINIYYLIVFIIIDAISVPFFFVPMTSATFNIIDESKDDYYRTEYIISREIALNTGRIISTSILILVLTVFNNDDVLNYFLVFIGSAPLWALYFLRKLKIWH